A stretch of DNA from Noviherbaspirillum sedimenti:
GGTGACGAGATACAAACCCTTCATCATGCTGCCTTCATGTAGGGGCGCGGACGGCTGGGGATCAGTTGCCCTGCTGCGATCTCGTAAGCATGCTCCAGCGCCTGGTGACAATAAGCCTGGCCATCCTCGATCGCTTCGGCCATCGGCTTGCCGTTGGCCAGCAAGGCGGCGATCGCCGCAGCCAGGGTGCAGCCGCTACCATGGAAGGCGCCGGCCAGGCGCGGCCAGGCCCAGGAACGGAATTCGCCCGCGGTAAACCAGCGATTGACCACCTTGTCGTCATGCGCGTGGCCGCCCTTGATCAGCACGTGCTGGCAGCCCTGCGCCAGCAAGGCCTCGGCTTGCGAATCGGTGCGGCGGTCGCCGCCGGAGAGCACGGTGGCTTCCGGCAGGTTGGGCGTGACCAGGGTCGCCAGCGCCATCAACGGCGCCAGCGTGTTGGCGGCGTCGTCGAGCCCCAGAGCATCGCCGTGGCCGCTGGCCAGCACCGGATCGAGCACCACCGGCAAGTCGGGCCGGCTTTGCCGCAGTTGCTGCACGATGGCGGCGATCGCCTCGGCATTGGCGCGGTTGCCGACGATGCCGATCTTGACGGCGGCAATCTCGATTTTTTCGATCAGGACTTGCGCCTGCTGCATCAGGAGTGTGGCGGGAACCGGGTGCACCGCATACACGCGGTCATTGTCCTGCACCGTCAGTGACGTCAGCACCGACAGCGGGTGCGCGCCCAGCGCAGCGATGGCCTGCACATCGGCCTGCATGCCGGCACCGCCGCTCGGATCAGATCCGGAGAACACCAGCACACTGGGTCGCTTCATAGAGGACGTCCTTCCATCGGTGACGAGGGTGCTGCGACAAATTTTTTCGGAATGCGGCCGGCCAGGTAAGCGGCACGGCCGGCCTCGACTGCCAGGCGCATTGCATGTGCCATGCGGATCGGATCGCGGGCGCCGGCAATGGCGGTATTCATCAGCACGCCATCGCAGCCGAGCTCCATTGCAATGGCGGCATCCGAGGCCGTGCCGACGCCGGCATCGACCAGCACCGGCACTTTGGCACGCTCGATGATCAGCGACAGGTTCCACGGATTCAGGATCCCCATGCCCGAGCCAATCAAAGACGCCAGCGGCATGACCGCCGCGCAACCGATTTCTTCGAGCATTTTCGCCTGAATCGGATCGTCGCTGCAATATACCATCACGTCGAAACCATCTTTTACCAGGATTTCTGCCGCTTTCAGGGTTTCCGGCATGTTCGGAAACAGGCTTTTTTCATCGCCCAGCACTTCCAGCTTGACCAGCTTGTGGCCATTTAACAACTCGCGTGCCAGCTGCAAGGTATAGACGGCATCGGCGGCGTTGTAGCAGCCGGCCGAATTGGGCAGGATCGTGAATTCGGATGGCGGCACCGCGTCCAGCAGGCTGGGCGCATTGGGGTCCTGGCCAATGTTGACGCGGCGGATCGCCACCGTGATGATTTCGGCGCCGCTGGCCACCGTGGCCGCACGGGTTTCTTCGAGGTCGCGGTATTTGCCGCTGCCCACCAGCAGGCGCGAACGGTAAGTCTTGCCGGCGATGGTCAAGCCTTGTTCTTGCTGGATGCCGGGACAATCAATCGGGTTCATTTTGTTTCCTTTGCTTTCTCTGTTCCCATGAACAAGCGATGATGCTCATAGGGCGTGCCACTTCGCCGCTTGCAAGTGCTTATCCACCACCAATCGCGCGCACGATATCGACGCGGTCGCGCGGTTGCAGCACGCGCTGCGCCCACAGGTGGCGCGGCACGATTTCGCGGTTGACCGCCACCGCCAGCGACTTGTTGGCCAAGTCGAGGGCGGCGATCAGGTCCTGCACGTTCTGGTTGTCGGCGAGCGGATGCGGCGCGCCGTTCAGTTCGATTTCCATCTGCCTGCCCTGATCCATTACTGCTTGCGATAGATCTCGGCGCCATTCTTGACGAATTCGACCGCTTTCACTTCCATGCCTTTTTGCAGCGCCTGCTCGTCCGAGATGCCCTGGGCCGCGGCATAGTCGCGCACGTCCTGGGTGATCTTCATCGAACAGAAATGCGGGCCGCACATCGAGCAGAAATGCGCCACCTTGGCCGAATCCTTTGGCAAGGTCTCGTCGTGGAATTCGCGCGCCTTGTCCGGGTCGAGACCGATGTTGAACTGGTCCTCCCAGCGGAATTCGAAACGCGCCTTGGACAGGGCATTGTCGCGGATCTGCGCGCCGGGATGCCCCTTGGCCAGATCGGC
This window harbors:
- the thiD gene encoding bifunctional hydroxymethylpyrimidine kinase/phosphomethylpyrimidine kinase encodes the protein MKRPSVLVFSGSDPSGGAGMQADVQAIAALGAHPLSVLTSLTVQDNDRVYAVHPVPATLLMQQAQVLIEKIEIAAVKIGIVGNRANAEAIAAIVQQLRQSRPDLPVVLDPVLASGHGDALGLDDAANTLAPLMALATLVTPNLPEATVLSGGDRRTDSQAEALLAQGCQHVLIKGGHAHDDKVVNRWFTAGEFRSWAWPRLAGAFHGSGCTLAAAIAALLANGKPMAEAIEDGQAYCHQALEHAYEIAAGQLIPSRPRPYMKAA
- a CDS encoding thiazole synthase; translation: MNPIDCPGIQQEQGLTIAGKTYRSRLLVGSGKYRDLEETRAATVASGAEIITVAIRRVNIGQDPNAPSLLDAVPPSEFTILPNSAGCYNAADAVYTLQLARELLNGHKLVKLEVLGDEKSLFPNMPETLKAAEILVKDGFDVMVYCSDDPIQAKMLEEIGCAAVMPLASLIGSGMGILNPWNLSLIIERAKVPVLVDAGVGTASDAAIAMELGCDGVLMNTAIAGARDPIRMAHAMRLAVEAGRAAYLAGRIPKKFVAAPSSPMEGRPL
- the thiS gene encoding sulfur carrier protein ThiS; the encoded protein is MDQGRQMEIELNGAPHPLADNQNVQDLIAALDLANKSLAVAVNREIVPRHLWAQRVLQPRDRVDIVRAIGGG